CAGCAGCCCGGCCAGGACCCCGCCAGCGTCGCCTTCCAGACCGTCGAGCACGCGATGCGCACGGGCACCGAGATGGTGATCATCGACACGGCCGGCCGCCTGCACACCAAGGGCGGCCTCATGGACGAGCTGTCGAAGATCCGCCGCGTCGTCGAGAAGCAGTCGCCCATCGCCGAGGTGCTGCTCGTGCTCGACGCGACGACCGGCCAGAACGGGCTCGCGCAGGCGCAGGCGTTCATCGAGCACGGCGGCGTCACGGGGCTCGTCATCACCAAGCTCGACGGATCCGCCAAGGGCGGCTTCATCCTCAACGTGCAGGAGCGCACGGGCATCCCCATCAAGCTCATCGGCCAGGGCGAGGGCATCGGCGACCTCACCGGATTCACCCCGCACGTGTTCGCGCAGAACCTGGTCGGCTGATCCCACCCGGTCCGACGTCGGGCCGGCGCCGGTTAAGCTGGACGCACCATGGCTACCTTCGGAACACTCTCGGACCGCCTCGCCGAGACCTTCAAGAACCTGCGCGGCAAGGGCAAGCTCAGCGCCGCGGACGTCGACGGCACCGTCCGCGAGATCCGTCGCGCGCTGCTCGAGGCCGACGTCGCGCTCGACGTCGTCAAGGCGTTCACCGCGTCCGTCCGCGAGCGCGCCCTCGGCGGCGAGGTCAGCCAGGCGCTGAACCCCGCCCAGCAGGTCGTGCAGATCGTCAACGAGGAGCTCGTCGCGATCCTCGGCGGCCAGCAGCGCCGCATCCAGTTCGCGAAGAGGCCGCCGACCGTGATCATGCTCGCCGGCCTGCAGGGCGCGGGCAAGACCACGCTCGCGGGCAAGCTCGGCAAGTGGCTCGCGAAGGACGGGCACACGCCCATGCTCGTTGCGGCCGACCTTCAGCGCCCCAACGCGGTGCAGCAGCTGCAGGTCGTCGGCGAGCAGGCGGGCGTCCCCGTCTTCGCGCCCGAGCCCGGCAACGGCACGGGCAACCCGGTGCGCGTCGCCAAGGACGCGATGAAGCACGCGGTCGGCAAGCAGTACAGCGTCGTCATCATCGACACCGCCGGCCGCCTGGGCGTGGACGCCGAGCTGATGAAGCAGGCCGCGGACATCCGGAAGGCCACCGACCCGGACGAGGTCCTCTTCGTCATCGACGCCATGATCGGCCAGGACGCGGTCGCGACCGCGAAGGCGTTCCAGGACGGCGTCGACTTCACGGGCGTCGTGCTCTCCAAGCTCGACGGCGACGCGCGCGGAGGAGCGGCCCTCTCGGTCGCCTCCGTCACGGGCCGCCCCATCATGTTCGCGTCCACGGGCGAGGGCCTCGACGACTTCGAGCCGTTCCACCCCGACCGCATGGCGAGCCGCATCCTCGACCTCGGCGACATCCTCACCCTCATCGAGCAGGCCCAGCAGGCCTTCGACGAGGAGGAGGCGATGGAGGTCGCCCAGAAGCTCGCGAGCGACACCTTCACGCTCGACGACTTCCTCAAGCAGATGCAGCAGCTGCGGGGCAAGGGCTCGCTGAAGAAGATGATGGGCATGCTCCCCGGCATGAGCGCCATGAAGGAGCAGCTGGAGAACTTCGACGAGAAGGAGATCGTCCGCACCGAGGCGATCATCCAGTCGATGACGAAGGCCGAGCGCCAGAACCCGAAGCTCCTCAACGGCTCGCGCCGGCTCCGCATCGCCCGCGGATCCGGCATGACCGTCACCGACGTCAACGGCCTCGTGCAGCGCTTCGAGCAGGCCTCGAAGATGATGCGCACGGTCGCCCGCGGCGGCATGCCGCAGATCCCCGGCATGGGACCGATGCCCGGCGCGCACTCGAGCCGCAAGCCCGTGCAGCAGAAGAAGAAGGGCTCGAAGTCGGGCAACCCGGCCAAGCGCGCGCAGGAGAACGCCGCGCTCGCGTCGGGCCAGCGCATCGGCGGGCCCCCGGCTCCCGCGGGATCCGGCTTCGGACTCGCCGGGGCGGCCAAGGGCGGCGCCAACAGCGCCCCGAGCGAGGAGGAGCTCGCCTCGCTGCAGAAGTTCCTCGGGCGCTGACCCGGCGCACGACCCGAGGGCCCTCCCGCGCGAGCGGGAGGGCCCTCGTCGCATGCCTGGACGTGGGCCGCGCGACATGCCAGCGTGGGTCGTGCATCGTGGCACCCCGTCGCGGTCCGCGCGTCAGGAGCCCCCGTGTTCGCACCCGTCACCGCCTTCAGCGGCTTCAGCGTGGACGACGTCCCCGCTGCCCTCGCCTTCTACCGCGGGACCCTCGGTCTCGAGGTCGAGGAGGTCCCCGAGATGGGCATGCTGCGGCTCATGCTCCCCGGATCCGGCGCCCGCGTGCTCGTCTATCCGAAGCCCGGCCATGAGCCGGCGACCTTCACGGTCCTGAACCTCGCGGTCGACGACGTGGAGGCGGCGGTGGTCGAGCTCAACGCCCGCGGCGTCGAGACGGCGATCTACGCGGACCTGCCCACGGACGCGCGCGGCATCATGCGCGGCCACGGCCCGGACATCGCGTGGTTCCGCGACCCGGCGGGGAACGTGCTCTCGGTCATCGCGGCCGACTGAGCCCCGGCGGCCCGCGAGCCCCTTCGATCGGAAGCGCGTCCGCGGCCGGACGCGCATCCGGCACGGGGTGCGCGTCCGGCTCCGCGGATCAGACCGAGCAGCGGCCGGAGTCGACCGGGGCGCTGGCCCCGGCCTGCTGCAGCACGGGCGCGATCTCGTCGAGCGTCATCGCGTATCCCGTCTGCGCGTCGACGGTCGATGTCGCGAACACGAGGCCGACCACGCGGCCCTGCGCGTCGAACAGCGCGCCGCCCGAGTCCCCGGGGCGCACCGTGCCGCGCACGGAGTAGACCTCGCGCGTCACGGGCTGCTCGTGCTGGATGTCGGTGCCGATGGCCTCGACCACCTCGCGGATCCGCGCGCCCGTGGCCTGGTACGGCCCGCCGCCCGGATAGCCGGCCACGACGGCCTCGTCGGACGCGGCGAGCTCGTCGCCGAGCGCGAGGGGCGCGGCGGTGAGGCCGGGGACCGCGAGGACGGCGACGTCGCGCGCGGGGTCGAACACCACGAGGTCCGCGCGGAGCAGCTCGCCCGTGCCGCCCTGCTGCACGTAGACCTCGTCGGATCCCGTCACCACATGCGCGTTCGTCACGACGCGGTCCCCCTGGACGACCCAGCCGCTGCCGGACGAGGACGTGCCGCACGCCGGCGCCGACGAGAGGATCTTCACCACGCTCGCCGCGGACCGCTGCACGGCCTCGGGCACGTCCGCGTCGGGTGCGGCCGTGTCGGCGATCGCCTCCTCGCCGTTCGCGAACACCCGCGGGTAGCCGACGTCGTGGAGCGCGTCGTCGAGCGCCGAGAGGGCGGTGCCGCTGGAGATCGGCGAGACCCGGTCGAGCGCCTGGACGATGCGGGACGACGACGCGAGCTGCACCGCGGGGATCACACCGCTGGAGCCGAGGAAGCCGCCGATGAACCAGACCGAGACCGCCCAGGCCGCGAGACCCGCGACGGCGCCGATGCCGCGGTCGAGGCCGCGCGCGGCGCCCCGCGGGCGGAGGAGGCGCGTGAGGACGCTGGCGACCTGCGCGAGGATGCCGCTCACGAGCGAGGTCGTGACGAGCATGAGGATCGCGGCCGCGAAGGTGCGGCTGATCCCGGTGGCCACGCCGAACTGGTCGAGCAGCGCCAGGAAGGCCGGCGTGATCCACAGCGCCAGCAGCACCCCGACCACGATGCCGGCGAGCCCGGCGATAGTCACGATGGCCCCGCGGCGCCAGCCGGCGAGGGCCGCGAGCACGGCGACGACGAGGATCACGATGTCGACGGCGGGGCTCACCTGCACAGTCTGCCCCGCGTCACCGGCCCAATCCTGAGCGCAGCTCCTCGACGAGGTGCGTCACCACGGGGGCGAGCGCGCCGTCGTTCTCCTCGGCGACCCGCAGCTGCCGCTGGTAGCTCGCGCCGCGGTCGACGATGTCGAGGATCCCCCGCAGCTCCGCCTCGCAGCCGAGCGCGTCCGCGGTGGGGGAGAGGCGCTCCACGAGCGCCCGGGTGTCGTCGCCGACGAGGGCCTCCTCGCCGGCGGCGTCCTGGATGATGATGGCGTCCATCCCGTACCGGGCCGCGCGCCACTTGTTCTCGCGCACGAACCACGGCTGCATCCGCGGGAGCTCCTCGCCGCGGTCGAGCGCGGCTGACAAGTCGTGCACGAGGCACTGGACCAGGGCCGCGAGCGACGCGATCTCCCCGAGCGTCGAGACGCCGTCGAACACGCGCGTCTCGAGGGTGCCCCACTTGGGCGCCGGCCGGATGTCCCAGCGCAGCTCGCTGTGGTGGTCGATGACGCCGACGTGCGTCATGTCGCCGATGAGCCGCTCGTAGTCGGCCCACGTCGTGAGGTCGGGCGGCAGCCCCGCGGTCGGCAGCTGCTGGAACATGAGCGCCCGGTTTGACGCGTACCCCGTCTCCTGTCCGGACCAGAACGGGCTCGACGCGCTGAGCGCCTGGAACCGGGGGAGGTGCACGAGGAGCGCGTTGAGGATCGGGAGCGCCTTCGATCCGTCCTCGATCCCGACGTGCACGTGCACGCCCCAGATCATCATTTGCCGCCCCCACCACCTGGTGCGGTCGAGCAGCGTGGCGTACCGCTCGTTGTCGGGGGTGACGTCCTGGTCGGGCCAGGCGCTGAAGGGGTGGGTCCCCGCGCACATGAGGTCAATGCCGAGCGGGTCCGCGACGTCCACCACCCGCTCGATGAGCCGCGCGAGGTCGTCCACGGCGTGCCCGACACGGGAGTGCGGCGCGCTGACGACCTCGACCGTGTTGGTGAGGAACTCCCCGGTCACGTGCGGGTGCGCGTCGTCGTGGGGGAAGGAGCGGAGGATCTGCGGCGCGACGCCGGCGAGCTCCCCCGAGCCGCGGTCGACGCACGCGAGCTCCCACTCGATCCCGACGCGGGACGGGGGCTGGCGGGCGAAGTCGATCTGCATGCGGGTCCTGCCGTCCACGGGGTCTCGGGGCGCATGCGCCGGGTGTCGTCCGATCATGCCACGCACCCCTCGGGAGGGCCGGGCGATGACGCCGTGCGGCGCGCCGACACCGGGGGTCCCGGCCGGGCCCGGCGTCTGCCATAATGATCTGTCGAGTCCGCGATCGTCCGACCCTCTAATCAGGCGCCGCGAGACCCCATCGAACCAATGCCGAGTGTGCCCCCACGCTCACGGCCGTCAGTTCACCCCACACAAAAGAAATTCAGGAGAATTGTGGCTGTCAAGATCCGTCTGAAGCGCCTGGGCAAGATCCGCGCGCCGTACTACCGCATCGTCGTCGCCGACTCGCGCGCCAAGCGCGACGGCCGCGTCATCGAGGAGATCGGCAAGTACCACCCCACCGAGGAGCCCTCGTTCATCGAGGTCCAGTCGGAGCGGGCGCAGTACTGGCTCTCCGTGGGCGCCCAGCCCACCGAGCAGGTCGAGGCCCTCCTCAAGCTCACGGGCGACTGGGGTCGCTTCAAGGGCGACAAGGACGCCGTCTCCACCGTCCGCACCCGCGAGGCGAAGCCCGCCTACGTCGCGGACGAGAAGAAGAAGCCGGTCCTCAAGCCGAAGACCGAGAAGGCCGCGCCCGAGGCCGCTGCGCCCGAGGCCGAGGCGACCGAGGAGCAGGCCTAGCCCATGCTCGCTCCCGCGCTCGCTCATCTGGTCAAGGGCATCGTCGAGCACCCGGACGACGTCTCCGTGACGAGCAAGGGATCCCCCCGCGGCGAGGTCCTCGAGGTGCGCGTGCACCCCGAGGACCTCGGCCGGGTCATCGGCCGAGCGGGTCGCACCGCGAAGGCCCTCCGGACGCTCGTCTCGGCTCTCGCCGACGGCCAGCGCGTCCGCGTCGATGTGGTGGACACCGATTCCTGAGGACATCGTCCGTGACCCCGCGGCGTTCCGCGTGGGCCGGCTGACCAAGGCGCACGGGCTCAAGGGAGCGGTCAAGCTCGAGCTGTTCACGGACGACCCCGACAAGCGGTTCGTCCCCGGAGCCGAGTTCTCGCTCCAGGTCCCCGACTCGTCCCCCTGGCACGGACGCACCCTCACGCTCACCGAGCTGCGCTGGTACAACAGCCACCCGGTCGGGTTCTTCGAGGGCGTCGCCGACCGCACGGCCGCCGAGTCGCTCGCGAAGGCCATCCTCTGGATGACGCCGCCGGCCGACGAGCCCGCCGAGCCCGATGCCTGGTACGACCACCAGCTGGTGGGCCTGAAGGTCCTCCGCGACGGCGTCGAGGTCGGCACCGTCTCGCTGGTCGACCACTTCCCGGCTCAGGACCTGCTGCA
This window of the Clavibacter sepedonicus genome carries:
- the ffh gene encoding signal recognition particle protein, which gives rise to MATFGTLSDRLAETFKNLRGKGKLSAADVDGTVREIRRALLEADVALDVVKAFTASVRERALGGEVSQALNPAQQVVQIVNEELVAILGGQQRRIQFAKRPPTVIMLAGLQGAGKTTLAGKLGKWLAKDGHTPMLVAADLQRPNAVQQLQVVGEQAGVPVFAPEPGNGTGNPVRVAKDAMKHAVGKQYSVVIIDTAGRLGVDAELMKQAADIRKATDPDEVLFVIDAMIGQDAVATAKAFQDGVDFTGVVLSKLDGDARGGAALSVASVTGRPIMFASTGEGLDDFEPFHPDRMASRILDLGDILTLIEQAQQAFDEEEAMEVAQKLASDTFTLDDFLKQMQQLRGKGSLKKMMGMLPGMSAMKEQLENFDEKEIVRTEAIIQSMTKAERQNPKLLNGSRRLRIARGSGMTVTDVNGLVQRFEQASKMMRTVARGGMPQIPGMGPMPGAHSSRKPVQQKKKGSKSGNPAKRAQENAALASGQRIGGPPAPAGSGFGLAGAAKGGANSAPSEEELASLQKFLGR
- a CDS encoding VOC family protein, which translates into the protein MFAPVTAFSGFSVDDVPAALAFYRGTLGLEVEEVPEMGMLRLMLPGSGARVLVYPKPGHEPATFTVLNLAVDDVEAAVVELNARGVETAIYADLPTDARGIMRGHGPDIAWFRDPAGNVLSVIAAD
- a CDS encoding MarP family serine protease, whose product is MSPAVDIVILVVAVLAALAGWRRGAIVTIAGLAGIVVGVLLALWITPAFLALLDQFGVATGISRTFAAAILMLVTTSLVSGILAQVASVLTRLLRPRGAARGLDRGIGAVAGLAAWAVSVWFIGGFLGSSGVIPAVQLASSSRIVQALDRVSPISSGTALSALDDALHDVGYPRVFANGEEAIADTAAPDADVPEAVQRSAASVVKILSSAPACGTSSSGSGWVVQGDRVVTNAHVVTGSDEVYVQQGGTGELLRADLVVFDPARDVAVLAVPGLTAAPLALGDELAASDEAVVAGYPGGGPYQATGARIREVVEAIGTDIQHEQPVTREVYSVRGTVRPGDSGGALFDAQGRVVGLVFATSTVDAQTGYAMTLDEIAPVLQQAGASAPVDSGRCSV
- a CDS encoding glutamate--cysteine ligase; this translates as MQIDFARQPPSRVGIEWELACVDRGSGELAGVAPQILRSFPHDDAHPHVTGEFLTNTVEVVSAPHSRVGHAVDDLARLIERVVDVADPLGIDLMCAGTHPFSAWPDQDVTPDNERYATLLDRTRWWGRQMMIWGVHVHVGIEDGSKALPILNALLVHLPRFQALSASSPFWSGQETGYASNRALMFQQLPTAGLPPDLTTWADYERLIGDMTHVGVIDHHSELRWDIRPAPKWGTLETRVFDGVSTLGEIASLAALVQCLVHDLSAALDRGEELPRMQPWFVRENKWRAARYGMDAIIIQDAAGEEALVGDDTRALVERLSPTADALGCEAELRGILDIVDRGASYQRQLRVAEENDGALAPVVTHLVEELRSGLGR
- the rpsP gene encoding 30S ribosomal protein S16 → MAVKIRLKRLGKIRAPYYRIVVADSRAKRDGRVIEEIGKYHPTEEPSFIEVQSERAQYWLSVGAQPTEQVEALLKLTGDWGRFKGDKDAVSTVRTREAKPAYVADEKKKPVLKPKTEKAAPEAAAPEAEATEEQA
- a CDS encoding RNA-binding protein, whose product is MLAPALAHLVKGIVEHPDDVSVTSKGSPRGEVLEVRVHPEDLGRVIGRAGRTAKALRTLVSALADGQRVRVDVVDTDS
- the rimM gene encoding ribosome maturation factor RimM (Essential for efficient processing of 16S rRNA) encodes the protein MWWTPIPEDIVRDPAAFRVGRLTKAHGLKGAVKLELFTDDPDKRFVPGAEFSLQVPDSSPWHGRTLTLTELRWYNSHPVGFFEGVADRTAAESLAKAILWMTPPADEPAEPDAWYDHQLVGLKVLRDGVEVGTVSLVDHFPAQDLLHVDTPSGTVLVPFVQAIVPSVDVEAGTLVITPPLGLFEEIPDEQPTPSATSDAEPGSAPEGDDAR